A segment of the Brienomyrus brachyistius isolate T26 chromosome 13, BBRACH_0.4, whole genome shotgun sequence genome:
CCCTCCTAGTGTCAGAGGTGGCGGACATGCCATATCGCAGCTGCTCCTCGGAGGACCTGGGCTCCCTGCGCTCTGCCTCCGACTCCTCCCCCTACAGTGCCACACGCATCGTGCCCACCGACGGCAGCTGCACGAGCCTCGAGCACAGCGCGCGCTGTGCACTGCGCCACcctgcccccgccccctccgACAGTGGCCGAGGCGAGTCCTCCCACCCCCAGGACTCTGCTGCTGGCTGTGCCCATGAGCGCTCACACGACTGGTCGCCCGAGAATGTCAGCATGCTAGGACGGGAGGAGCTGCTGGGAACCACACCCACTCGGCCCCAAGGCAAAGCCAGTAGGGTGCTAGCTCTgtctctgcccccaccccccacctctgcctctGCTTCTGCTGCCCCGGTTGCTGCCAGCTCTGCCCCAAGTCCCTCTGCCTGTCCCTCCCCgatcacccagccctgtggccATAAGCTCTGCTTTGGTGTATGGTCACCCATGCAGCCCCCCTCAGGCTCCGTCCCCAGAAGCTCCTCCCCCTCTGATCGACCCCGCCCCCGTCGCTCAGCCAGGCACTACCAGAGGCTGCCCTGCATCGTGCGCTCCACCAGCGACCCCATCTCCTGTACGTCCACCACAGgaagtgagtgtgccctgtgctgaATGTGTGTCTGGGATGagccagccacctcctcctttAAAGTAGAAGGTCATAGTTTGCAAGACGGACACTCAGAGCCTCTATTTTTAACAGCAACTCTTTGCGCTTGTTACTGGTGCAGACTGTATTCAGTTCATAGGCTAAGAGTTTACAGCTACATATTTTTCTGTTAAGCTTGTGCCAGTATCTGTCTCAGCTTTTTAATATATGGCCTCATTGTTTGCTCCTGTTATCTCTCCAAAGGCAGCAGCTGTAATTCTGCTCCCGCTAGTTTCCAGCCCATTGACAGCTCTCCACAGACCTCACCTGAGCCAGGTAACACTCAGATGCTCCTCCCTTTGGCACGGGTGACTTCCCGAACCCAGGGTCTCACAAAGGGCAACATCCCTTATCTGAGAAATGAAATGAACGCGTATGTCTGCTTCCAGCAGCCTGCTCTGAGCACACAGCAGtggtggtctcctaccaggacGCAGCCAGGCACGGCCCCCTGGGCCACTGGAGGCGACGGGAGGCCGGCAGGGTGGACATCCGGCTTCGACCCCTGACCACGGGGGCCCCTCCCAAGGACCGGCCGCACTCGCTGGCCGACTTCCAGACCTACAGGGACACCAAGATGCTGGTGGCCAGGTTTCTGGAGCATTCCAGCTGCAGCCTCCCACCAGAAGTGCAGCAGGTGGTCGACAGCATCAAGTTCGTCATCAGGTCTGAGGAGAGGCACATGGAAGAAGCCATGATCAACGCCGACGTCATCGGCCGGGTGAGGCAGCAGGCGAGTGCCACACTGCACGTCTGGCTGCGGAGCAGAAGACCAACTGACAGCCTGTTCATTATCTCCCCAGGCGATGAGACAAACGCACAGAGGCTCTCGGGGGCCCCGGAAGCGGCACTGCGACGATCTGCACCTGCACAGCTGTGGCGCATTGAGCTCGCCATCCCTGCTGCGGTACCGTCCAGGCCCCCGGGCCCAGGCCCGGACCCCTACTGCCACACCACCATCTGACCGCTCTCAGCGGCCTGTCAGCGTGTGTCGAGAGACCATCCTCTGACCCGCCGCCAGTCACAGATCAACCCccccagcaaaaaaaaacaaacatacaatcTGACGGTGTGCGACGACCGGCCCCCTCCTCGGCTGCGCAGACGACTGCTCTCCGGAGATGGAGACAAGCGAGTGGCGAACAACAGATAATCTACCGGCCATAAACACAAGGGGCACGGTGCCATTACTACTCTAACTAAGTACACAGAAAATAACAAGATCAAGGAACTTTTTAAGCTAACCTAACAGGGAAGCCGTagaattttatatataaaaaataatttaaaaaagaaaaaaaaaatcattttttacTCATCTGTGAATGTGATGATCCTTAACAAAAGGGATGTGGCCCAGTTCCTTCTGCGATGTAAAAGTCCAGTTTGCAGACTGGTGCCACCAAACGTGTTATTTATTTTAACCACAGTGTGTTGCAGTTCTTAATCAGTGTTACAATAAAAGATGTTTTTACCTCTTCGTGTGGCTCTAATCTATATTTCTCTGCACAAAAAATGGCATGTTGCAAttagaaaatacattttattggaGTTTTGTAAATAAGcacatttcaggtatttttgaaATAAGATACATCATTGTTCTTTTGTTCCACTTACTCGAGGGCCTGGAGTCCAGTGAAAGGATCACAGCAGTGACATCCAGAGCTGACACTGGCAAACTGCGGGGCAGGAATGAGGTATTGCGTGTTGTGCAGCAGAAAAGGAAAGAATATGTGGCTGCAGAAGAAACTTGTGCAAACAGTAACTctaaaagtatttgatggatctttggacGAGGAA
Coding sequences within it:
- the LOC125706308 gene encoding protein FAM189A1-like isoform X2; amino-acid sequence: MPPSAVSRVRTLSPTSLSRSLSRLRDFRTRTRIMLSLGVAQMVLGSLILAVSFAALALTTSPRVRHSCPFWAGFSVLLSGLIGVVSWKRPLSLVITFFMLLSAVCVMLNLAGSILSCQNAQLVSSLEDCQLIKFDSDGVCLCCEFQQRSSGCTNLGETLKLNPLRDCNTIRLRLKELLFSVCALNVISTIVCALATAMCCMQMVSADVLQMFMPHRRAMSTDCLPPHSSLLHQALDFDEFIPPIPPPPYYPPEYTCTPGMDTQRGLHLDFPHSPFSTIYGMPINSPGMLYPCELPPPYEAVVGQTPASQVTTSLEQQATESSLCERNTTAGFSTQASVDSASLLVSEVADMPYRSCSSEDLGSLRSASDSSPYSATRIVPTDGSCTSLEHSARCALRHPAPAPSDSGRGESSHPQDSAAGCAHERSHDWSPENVSMLGREELLGTTPTRPQGKASRVLALSLPPPPTSASASAAPVAASSAPSPSACPSPITQPCGHKLCFGVWSPMQPPSGSVPRSSSPSDRPRPRRSARHYQRLPCIVRSTSDPISCTSTTGSSSCNSAPASFQPIDSSPQTSPEPACSEHTAVVVSYQDAARHGPLGHWRRREAGRVDIRLRPLTTGAPPKDRPHSLADFQTYRDTKMLVARFLEHSSCSLPPEVQQVVDSIKFVIRSEERHMEEAMINADVIGRAMRQTHRGSRGPRKRHCDDLHLHSCGALSSPSLLRYRPGPRAQARTPTATPPSDRSQRPVSVCRETIL
- the LOC125706308 gene encoding protein FAM189A1-like isoform X1, giving the protein MPPSAVSRVRTLSPTSLSRSLSRLRDFRTRTRIMLSLGVAQMVLGSLILAVSFAALALTTSPRVRHSCPFWAGFSVLLSGLIGVVSWKRPLSLVITFFMLLSAVCVMLNLAGSILSCQNAQLVSSLEDCQLIKFDSDGVCLCCEFQQRSSGCTNLGETLKLNPLRDCNTIRLRLKELLFSVCALNVISTIVCALATAMCCMQMVSADVLQMFMPHRRAMSTDCLPPHSSLLHQALDFDEFIPPIPPPPYYPPEYTCTPGMDTQRGLHLDFPHSPFSTIYGMPINSPGMLYPCELPPPYEAVVGQTPASQVTTSLEQQATESSLCERNTTAGFSTQASVDSASLLVSEVADMPYRSCSSEDLGSLRSASDSSPYSATRIVPTDGSCTSLEHSARCALRHPAPAPSDSGRGESSHPQDSAAGCAHERSHDWSPENVSMLGREELLGTTPTRPQGKASRVLALSLPPPPTSASASAAPVAASSAPSPSACPSPITQPCGHKLCFGVWSPMQPPSGSVPRSSSPSDRPRPRRSARHYQRLPCIVRSTSDPISCTSTTGSSSCNSAPASFQPIDSSPQTSPEPAACSEHTAVVVSYQDAARHGPLGHWRRREAGRVDIRLRPLTTGAPPKDRPHSLADFQTYRDTKMLVARFLEHSSCSLPPEVQQVVDSIKFVIRSEERHMEEAMINADVIGRAMRQTHRGSRGPRKRHCDDLHLHSCGALSSPSLLRYRPGPRAQARTPTATPPSDRSQRPVSVCRETIL
- the LOC125706308 gene encoding protein FAM189A1-like isoform X3, translating into MVSDNTGEKRANGSSGHKSMVVSAAMFQGGSEEKQIKFDSDGVCLCCEFQQRSSGCTNLGETLKLNPLRDCNTIRLRLKELLFSVCALNVISTIVCALATAMCCMQMVSADVLQMFMPHRRAMSTDCLPPHSSLLHQALDFDEFIPPIPPPPYYPPEYTCTPGMDTQRGLHLDFPHSPFSTIYGMPINSPGMLYPCELPPPYEAVVGQTPASQVTTSLEQQATESSLCERNTTAGFSTQASVDSASLLVSEVADMPYRSCSSEDLGSLRSASDSSPYSATRIVPTDGSCTSLEHSARCALRHPAPAPSDSGRGESSHPQDSAAGCAHERSHDWSPENVSMLGREELLGTTPTRPQGKASRVLALSLPPPPTSASASAAPVAASSAPSPSACPSPITQPCGHKLCFGVWSPMQPPSGSVPRSSSPSDRPRPRRSARHYQRLPCIVRSTSDPISCTSTTGSSSCNSAPASFQPIDSSPQTSPEPAACSEHTAVVVSYQDAARHGPLGHWRRREAGRVDIRLRPLTTGAPPKDRPHSLADFQTYRDTKMLVARFLEHSSCSLPPEVQQVVDSIKFVIRSEERHMEEAMINADVIGRAMRQTHRGSRGPRKRHCDDLHLHSCGALSSPSLLRYRPGPRAQARTPTATPPSDRSQRPVSVCRETIL